From one Nocardioides sp. Kera G14 genomic stretch:
- a CDS encoding acyltransferase, translating to MIAADALIAPTAQVGERTRIWGLAQVREQAVIGEDCVIGRGAYIGAGVTVGDKVKIQNDALVYEPAVIADGVFIGPAVILTNDHNPRAVTPDGELKSATDWTPVGVAILKGASVGARAVCVAPVTIGRWAMVAAGAVVIRDVPDFALVAGVPARQIGWVGPTGHRLVELEDGSWECPVTAVRFEEDAGTLRELT from the coding sequence ATGATCGCCGCAGACGCTCTGATAGCCCCGACAGCACAGGTGGGCGAGCGGACCCGCATCTGGGGGTTGGCCCAGGTCCGCGAGCAGGCGGTGATCGGCGAGGACTGCGTCATCGGCCGAGGCGCCTACATCGGCGCCGGGGTCACCGTGGGTGACAAGGTGAAGATCCAGAACGACGCCTTGGTGTACGAACCCGCGGTAATCGCGGACGGCGTCTTCATCGGACCGGCGGTCATACTAACTAACGATCACAACCCGCGTGCCGTCACACCCGACGGCGAACTGAAGTCAGCCACGGACTGGACGCCAGTAGGCGTGGCGATCTTGAAGGGTGCCTCGGTCGGAGCTCGGGCCGTGTGCGTCGCCCCTGTGACGATCGGCAGGTGGGCGATGGTCGCGGCCGGAGCAGTCGTCATTCGGGACGTCCCGGACTTTGCCCTTGTGGCCGGAGTTCCCGCACGTCAGATCGGGTGGGTGGGCCCGACCGGCCACCGGCTCGTCGAGCTCGAAGACGGGTCGTGGGAGTGTCCCGTCACCGCGGTGCGCTTCGAGGAAGATGCCGGGACCCTCAGGGAGCTGACATGA
- a CDS encoding DegT/DnrJ/EryC1/StrS family aminotransferase, which yields MNRRSRVGAVAVELTNDEIEAMTAVLRSGRLVQGEQVAHFEAEFADLVAGAHCVAVNSGTSALHVALLAAGIGAGDEVIVPSFTFAATANAVALTGATPIFADIEPVTFCLDPREVEARITRRTRAIVPVHLYGHPADMPRLLEVASRHDLLVIEDACQAHAAAVDTAPVGSLGHMAAFSFYATKNMTTGEGGMLTTKDPELALRARLLRNQGMERRYENELIGLNYRMTDVAAALGRIQLTKLPAMNSARRAIALNYDATIRGLVLPQVRDGFSHVFHQYTVRSDRRDELMAFLDARGIDSAVYYPIPAHRLPSFASSGEPLTETDRSATEVLSLPIRPGLSPDDQSRVIDAVNEFGDLR from the coding sequence ATGAACCGCCGCTCACGCGTGGGGGCCGTCGCGGTCGAGCTGACCAACGATGAGATTGAGGCCATGACCGCGGTCCTCCGATCTGGACGGCTTGTCCAGGGCGAGCAGGTCGCGCATTTCGAGGCGGAGTTCGCCGACCTCGTCGCCGGCGCGCACTGCGTAGCGGTGAATTCGGGCACGAGTGCACTCCATGTTGCGCTTCTCGCTGCCGGCATCGGAGCCGGTGACGAAGTCATCGTGCCGTCGTTCACCTTCGCCGCCACGGCGAATGCTGTGGCTCTGACAGGGGCGACGCCCATCTTCGCTGACATCGAACCGGTGACCTTCTGTCTCGACCCACGGGAAGTCGAAGCCCGGATTACGCGGCGCACGCGGGCAATCGTGCCGGTGCACCTCTACGGCCATCCCGCCGACATGCCCCGCCTGCTCGAGGTCGCCTCTCGACACGATCTCCTGGTGATCGAGGACGCGTGTCAGGCGCACGCCGCGGCAGTGGACACCGCACCAGTCGGCTCGCTCGGCCACATGGCTGCCTTCAGCTTCTACGCCACTAAGAACATGACGACCGGTGAGGGTGGGATGCTCACGACCAAAGATCCCGAACTGGCCCTGCGAGCGCGCCTGCTACGGAACCAGGGGATGGAGCGCAGGTACGAGAACGAGCTGATCGGGCTCAACTATCGGATGACCGACGTTGCGGCGGCTCTGGGGCGGATCCAGTTGACCAAGCTGCCGGCAATGAACTCAGCGCGGCGCGCGATCGCCCTCAACTATGACGCCACGATTAGGGGCCTGGTGCTGCCACAGGTTCGCGACGGTTTCTCGCATGTCTTCCACCAGTACACGGTGCGCTCTGACAGGCGTGACGAGCTGATGGCGTTCCTTGACGCTCGAGGCATCGACAGTGCGGTGTACTACCCGATTCCCGCCCATCGGCTGCCCTCCTTCGCCAGTTCGGGCGAGCCGCTGACCGAGACGGACCGCTCAGCGACCGAGGTCCTGTCCCTCCCGATCCGGCCAGGCCTGTCGCCGGACGATCAGTCGCGTGTCATCGACGCCGTCAACGAGTTCGGCGACCTTCGATGA
- a CDS encoding Gfo/Idh/MocA family oxidoreductase, which translates to MLRAAVVGVGQMGRHHARVLSSMEGVELVAVVDPRPQSDPHVESLRVHDLAALERLTLDMAIVAVPTAVHASVAELLFERGTHVLIEKPVAPTAAQARMIADAAARTGVIACVGHIERFNPALQSLRQRLARGDLGEIYQIATRRQGPFPERIADVGVILDLATHDIDTTAWVAGKPYTAVSAQTANRSGREHEDLVAAVGTLADGTVVNHLVNWLSPLKERVTVVTGERGTFVADTLTADLTIYENGAQPVEWEALKSFRGVVQGDMTRFAIAKQEPLRNELMAFRDAVRGESMDVVGVEDAALTVAVAEEMLQSSRGQATGRA; encoded by the coding sequence ATGTTGAGAGCTGCCGTCGTGGGCGTGGGGCAGATGGGCCGGCACCACGCGCGGGTGCTCTCGTCGATGGAGGGCGTCGAGCTGGTCGCAGTGGTCGATCCCCGACCACAATCCGATCCACACGTGGAGTCCCTGAGGGTGCATGACCTCGCGGCACTCGAACGGCTCACGCTTGACATGGCGATCGTCGCTGTGCCGACGGCCGTGCACGCGTCGGTGGCCGAACTCCTCTTCGAACGCGGAACGCACGTCCTAATCGAGAAGCCCGTCGCGCCGACAGCTGCTCAGGCACGCATGATCGCCGACGCTGCAGCGCGAACCGGGGTGATCGCCTGCGTGGGTCACATCGAGCGATTCAATCCCGCCCTCCAGTCCCTGCGCCAGCGCCTGGCTCGTGGCGACCTCGGCGAGATTTATCAGATCGCCACTCGCCGGCAAGGACCCTTCCCGGAGCGCATCGCCGATGTCGGCGTGATTCTCGACCTCGCCACCCATGACATCGATACGACTGCGTGGGTCGCAGGCAAGCCGTATACGGCGGTCTCGGCCCAGACGGCCAACCGATCGGGTCGTGAGCACGAAGACCTTGTCGCTGCGGTGGGCACATTGGCCGACGGCACGGTGGTTAACCACCTGGTCAACTGGCTCTCACCCCTGAAGGAACGGGTGACCGTCGTCACAGGTGAGCGTGGGACCTTCGTCGCTGACACCCTGACCGCTGACCTCACGATCTACGAGAACGGGGCACAGCCAGTCGAGTGGGAGGCGCTCAAGTCTTTCCGCGGCGTCGTCCAGGGCGATATGACCCGGTTCGCCATCGCGAAGCAGGAGCCGCTTCGGAACGAACTCATGGCCTTCCGAGATGCCGTCCGTGGCGAGTCCATGGACGTGGTCGGCGTGGAGGACGCCGCTCTGACAGTCGCCGTGGCAGAGGAGATGCTTCAGAGCAGCCGCGGTCAGGCGACTGGCCGAGCATGA
- the trpD gene encoding anthranilate phosphoribosyltransferase, with the protein MNAQLSWPDVLGPLVARADLSAEQAEWAMGEILSGEATPAQIAGFAIALRAKGETVDELGGLAAAMLAKANPISVPGRLLDIVGTGGDRSMSVNISTMSALVAAGAGAKVVKHGNRSASSQSGSADVLEALGIRLDLPISRVAEVADEVGITFLFSAAFHPAMRHAAVPRRELGVGTSFNLLGPLTNPARPAASAIGCADLRSAPVMAGVFAARGVDAWVFRGDDGLDELTTTGPSTIWAVHDGDVSTHAIDPGDFGIELTTAEDLRGGDAAFNAQVIRDLLAGKTGAVRDAVLLNAGAGLAVHEAAGTAVATALAAGIAKATEAIDSGAAQAVLDRWVAATA; encoded by the coding sequence ATGAACGCGCAGCTCTCCTGGCCCGACGTCCTCGGGCCCCTCGTCGCACGCGCCGACCTCTCTGCCGAGCAGGCCGAATGGGCGATGGGCGAGATCCTGTCCGGTGAGGCGACGCCGGCGCAGATCGCCGGTTTCGCGATCGCGCTCCGCGCCAAGGGCGAGACGGTCGACGAGCTCGGTGGTCTCGCGGCCGCGATGCTGGCCAAGGCCAACCCGATCTCCGTGCCCGGCCGACTCCTCGACATCGTCGGCACCGGCGGGGACCGCTCGATGTCGGTCAACATCTCCACCATGTCGGCCCTCGTCGCCGCCGGCGCCGGTGCGAAGGTCGTGAAGCACGGCAACCGCTCCGCCTCCTCCCAGTCCGGGTCTGCTGACGTGCTCGAGGCGCTGGGCATCCGCCTCGACCTGCCGATCTCCCGGGTGGCCGAGGTCGCCGACGAGGTCGGCATCACGTTCCTCTTCTCCGCCGCCTTCCACCCCGCGATGCGTCACGCCGCCGTGCCGCGCCGCGAGCTCGGCGTCGGGACGTCCTTCAACCTGCTGGGGCCGCTCACCAACCCCGCCCGACCAGCAGCGTCAGCGATCGGCTGCGCCGACCTGCGCTCGGCACCGGTCATGGCGGGCGTCTTCGCCGCCCGCGGCGTCGACGCCTGGGTCTTCCGCGGCGACGACGGCCTCGACGAGCTGACCACGACCGGTCCGTCGACAATCTGGGCCGTCCACGACGGCGACGTGTCGACGCATGCGATCGACCCCGGTGACTTCGGCATCGAGCTCACCACCGCCGAGGACCTGCGCGGCGGCGACGCCGCCTTCAACGCCCAGGTGATCCGCGACCTGTTGGCCGGCAAGACCGGGGCGGTCCGTGACGCCGTACTCCTCAACGCCGGCGCCGGCCTCGCTGTGCACGAGGCCGCCGGCACGGCCGTCGCCACCGCCCTCGCGGCCGGCATCGCCAAGGCCACCGAGGCGATCGACTCCGGCGCCGCCCAGGCCGTCCTCGACCGCTGGGTTGCCGCCACCGCGTGA
- a CDS encoding cytochrome c oxidase assembly protein: MPDLPPFGWSSFFEQWGMAPIPFVVTVWAVGLYVWGVVVLRRRGDRWPIGRTISFVGVGMGSFFVVTQSGWAAYDTTLLSVHMGQHMVLSMLVPLSLALGAPVTLALRTLPPAPRRWLLAVLHSRVVKVLSFPPLTFLLYVVSPWALYFSGWYPASLHHDFVHEMMHLHLVLVGSLFFWPLMGVDPIPGRVSYPFRVLLTVMTLPFHAFLGITIMGQSTLLGGSWYPDLHQGPMGSWLPDPAADQNLAGGLLWGAGDFVGLIFFGVLFTQWVRQSMREGEREDRRLDLLEAREARERAAAKAAAEKAVAE; the protein is encoded by the coding sequence GTGCCTGATCTACCCCCGTTCGGCTGGTCCTCGTTCTTCGAGCAGTGGGGGATGGCGCCGATTCCGTTCGTCGTGACGGTCTGGGCGGTCGGCCTCTACGTCTGGGGCGTGGTGGTGCTGCGGCGCCGCGGGGACCGCTGGCCGATCGGCCGGACGATCTCCTTCGTGGGGGTCGGGATGGGCTCCTTCTTCGTCGTGACGCAGTCCGGGTGGGCGGCGTACGACACGACGCTGCTGTCGGTGCACATGGGCCAGCACATGGTCCTCTCGATGCTGGTGCCGCTGTCGCTCGCGCTCGGCGCACCGGTGACGCTCGCACTCCGGACGCTGCCGCCGGCGCCCCGCCGCTGGCTGCTGGCCGTCCTGCACTCACGAGTCGTCAAGGTGCTCAGCTTCCCGCCGCTGACGTTCCTGCTGTACGTCGTCTCCCCGTGGGCCCTCTACTTCTCGGGCTGGTACCCCGCCTCCCTCCACCACGACTTCGTGCACGAGATGATGCACCTGCACCTCGTGCTCGTCGGCTCGCTCTTCTTCTGGCCCCTGATGGGGGTCGACCCGATCCCCGGTCGCGTCTCGTACCCCTTCCGGGTGCTGCTGACCGTCATGACGCTGCCGTTCCACGCGTTCCTCGGCATCACGATCATGGGGCAGTCGACCCTGCTCGGCGGTTCCTGGTACCCCGATCTGCACCAGGGGCCGATGGGCTCCTGGCTTCCCGACCCTGCTGCGGACCAGAACCTCGCCGGTGGCTTGTTGTGGGGTGCCGGTGACTTCGTGGGCCTGATCTTCTTCGGCGTGCTCTTCACCCAGTGGGTGCGGCAGTCGATGAGGGAGGGGGAGCGGGAGGACCGCCGCCTCGATCTCCTGGAGGCGCGTGAGGCGCGCGAGCGGGCTGCCGCCAAGGCGGCTGCCGAGAAGGCTGTCGCGGAGTAG
- a CDS encoding heme-copper oxidase subunit III: protein MRPVATAASALPASRLHGQHDRPSMVQVGTIIWLSSELMFFAALFAAYFTIRSVSPELWPQNTSHLNVPFALTNTIILVLSSVTCQMGVFKAEAGLVGRTGSVFNPMTWGLREWFVLTYIMGAIFIAGQATEYASLIQEGITIPSSAYGTMFYLTTGFHGIHVTGGLIAFLLILGRTFIARRFTYEQAVSAIVVSYYWHFVDVVWIGLFASIYIIK, encoded by the coding sequence ATGAGGCCCGTGGCGACTGCAGCTTCAGCACTTCCGGCATCCCGTCTTCACGGGCAGCACGACCGACCGAGCATGGTCCAGGTCGGCACGATCATCTGGCTCTCCTCGGAGCTGATGTTCTTCGCCGCCCTGTTCGCGGCGTACTTCACGATCCGCTCGGTCAGCCCCGAGCTGTGGCCGCAGAACACGAGCCACCTCAACGTGCCGTTCGCGCTCACCAACACGATCATCCTCGTGCTCAGCTCGGTGACCTGCCAGATGGGTGTTTTCAAGGCCGAGGCCGGCCTCGTGGGCCGCACCGGCTCGGTCTTCAACCCGATGACCTGGGGCCTGCGTGAGTGGTTCGTCCTCACCTACATCATGGGTGCGATCTTCATCGCCGGTCAGGCCACCGAGTACGCCTCGCTGATCCAGGAGGGCATCACGATCCCCTCGTCGGCGTACGGCACGATGTTCTACCTGACCACCGGCTTCCACGGCATCCACGTCACCGGCGGCCTGATCGCCTTCCTGCTCATCCTGGGCCGCACCTTCATCGCGCGCCGCTTCACCTACGAGCAGGCCGTGAGCGCGATCGTCGTCTCGTACTACTGGCACTTCGTCGACGTGGTGTGGATCGGGCTCTTCGCCTCGATCTACATCATCAAGTGA
- a CDS encoding c-type cytochrome has product MRLLNRSAGRLSRHRRGPIAGLVVLLAALCLSGGLYAAFSPSSAADDSSIGDAAKGKELFLVGCAFCHGQNAEGQTDINGKLIGPSLAGVGAASVDFQVGTGRMPLAAPGQQAPSKKKVYTDEEIADLAAYVASLAPGPAIPTAKDYSTDGLTKEQKEEAIVRGGQIFLTNCTACHNFTGEGGAMPRGGYAPKLLDTTPKHIYEAMLTGPQSMDTFSNGNLSPEEKRDVIAYIGSMKEEPGYGGFSLGNLGPVSEGLFAWIVGLGVLVGFAVWIAAHTTRTSKRKGLSA; this is encoded by the coding sequence TTGCGCCTCCTGAACCGCTCCGCCGGTCGCCTCTCGCGGCACCGTCGTGGCCCCATCGCCGGCCTCGTCGTGCTGCTGGCAGCCCTCTGCCTCTCCGGTGGCCTGTACGCCGCCTTCTCGCCGTCCTCCGCGGCTGACGACTCCAGCATCGGTGACGCCGCGAAGGGCAAGGAGCTCTTCCTCGTCGGCTGCGCCTTCTGCCACGGCCAGAACGCCGAGGGTCAGACCGACATCAACGGCAAGCTCATCGGCCCGAGCCTCGCCGGCGTGGGTGCCGCCTCCGTCGACTTCCAGGTCGGCACCGGCCGGATGCCGCTGGCCGCCCCCGGCCAGCAGGCGCCGTCGAAGAAGAAGGTCTACACCGACGAGGAGATCGCGGACCTCGCGGCGTACGTCGCCAGCCTGGCCCCCGGCCCCGCGATCCCGACGGCCAAGGACTACTCCACGGACGGCCTCACCAAGGAGCAGAAGGAGGAGGCGATCGTCCGCGGTGGCCAGATCTTCCTGACCAACTGCACCGCCTGCCACAACTTCACCGGTGAGGGTGGCGCCATGCCGCGCGGCGGCTACGCCCCCAAGCTGCTCGACACCACCCCGAAGCACATCTACGAGGCCATGCTCACGGGTCCGCAGTCGATGGACACCTTCTCCAACGGCAACCTGTCGCCCGAGGAGAAGCGTGACGTCATCGCCTACATCGGCTCGATGAAGGAGGAGCCCGGCTACGGCGGCTTCTCCCTCGGCAACCTCGGTCCGGTGAGCGAAGGCCTCTTCGCCTGGATCGTCGGCCTGGGCGTCCTCGTCGGCTTCGCCGTCTGGATCGCCGCCCACACCACCCGTACCAGCAAGAGGAAGGGCCTGAGCGCGTGA
- a CDS encoding ubiquinol-cytochrome c reductase iron-sulfur subunit encodes MSTDQHTESHHELNVSTDALLADPGLHEHVWRPTDVDPAAERRAERQVAVLFGLSAVSTILFVVSYFAIKSGIDGDTFIGLGASNVALGVFLGLALLFIGIGIIQWARKLMADVELAEERHPASSSLEDRSATVAALQQGIEESGIARRPLVRNSLLGAVTLLVAPVVVLLRDLGPLPNQVVGEYAGAGLEHTVWSKGMRVVRDVVGTPIKASDVEIGDLFNAEPEAIFPTEENGQPELEGTELQVAKSKAAIVMLRMNPDDIVSNATRNWSVDGIVAYSKICTHVGCPISLNERTTHHLLCPCHQSTFDLADSGKVVFGPAGRHLPQLPLGVDDEGYLIALSDFPEPVGPSYWQRNTESPDEVQKKAGI; translated from the coding sequence GTGAGCACCGACCAGCACACGGAGTCTCACCACGAGCTGAACGTGTCGACCGACGCGTTGCTCGCGGACCCGGGGCTGCACGAGCACGTCTGGCGTCCCACCGACGTCGACCCCGCGGCCGAGCGCCGCGCGGAGCGTCAGGTGGCCGTCCTGTTCGGCCTCTCGGCCGTCTCCACGATCCTCTTCGTGGTCTCCTACTTCGCGATCAAGAGCGGCATCGACGGTGACACGTTCATCGGCCTCGGCGCCTCGAACGTCGCCCTCGGCGTCTTCCTCGGCCTCGCGCTCCTCTTCATCGGCATCGGCATCATCCAGTGGGCCCGCAAGCTCATGGCCGACGTCGAGCTCGCCGAGGAGCGCCACCCGGCCTCCTCCTCCCTCGAGGACCGCTCGGCCACCGTCGCCGCGCTCCAGCAGGGCATCGAGGAGTCGGGCATCGCCCGCCGCCCCCTCGTCCGCAACTCGCTGCTCGGCGCGGTGACCCTCCTCGTCGCACCGGTGGTCGTCCTGCTGCGCGACCTCGGCCCGCTCCCCAACCAGGTCGTCGGCGAGTACGCCGGCGCCGGCCTCGAGCACACCGTGTGGAGCAAGGGCATGCGCGTCGTCCGCGACGTCGTCGGCACACCGATCAAGGCCTCCGACGTCGAGATCGGTGACCTCTTCAACGCCGAGCCCGAAGCGATCTTCCCGACCGAGGAGAACGGCCAGCCCGAGCTCGAGGGCACGGAGCTGCAGGTCGCCAAGTCCAAGGCCGCGATCGTCATGCTCCGGATGAACCCCGACGACATCGTCAGCAACGCGACCCGCAACTGGTCGGTCGACGGCATCGTCGCCTACTCCAAGATCTGCACCCACGTCGGCTGCCCGATCTCGCTCAACGAGCGCACCACGCACCACCTGCTGTGCCCGTGCCACCAGTCGACGTTCGACCTCGCCGACTCCGGCAAGGTCGTCTTCGGCCCGGCCGGCCGCCACCTCCCGCAGCTGCCCCTCGGCGTCGACGACGAGGGCTACCTCATCGCGCTGTCCGACTTCCCGGAGCCGGTCGGCCCCAGCTACTGGCAGCGCAACACCGAGTCGCCTGACGAGGTCCAGAAGAAGGCGGGCATCTGA
- a CDS encoding cytochrome b — MTTTAPTGAPTTRVGKAAEWADERLGLAAMGKKNLRKIFPDHWSFMLGEIALWSFVVLLLSGVFLTLWFQPSMAETTYQGSYNQLRGIEMSQAYASSLHISFDVRGGLLMRQMHHWAAMLFIAAMMIHLLRVFFTGAHRKPRELNWVIGSLLLLLGTLEGFTGYSLPDDLLSGTGIRAADGFIKAVPLVGTYVSFFLFGGEFPGDSIIPRLYTIHVLLIPGLLLALIAAHMLLLVYHKHTQWAGPGRTENNVVGFPMLPVYAAKAGGFFFIVFGVTALMGGLLSLNPVWKFGPYDPTKVTAGSQPDWYMGWPDGLLRIMPGWESHFWGSTWSWNVFVPVILTPGVMFTILLMLPFVESWITGDKREHHLLQRPRNAPTRTALMVSLMTFYAMAWTAGGNDLIAIKLHASINQITYYLRALVFIGPLIAFIVTRRICISLQRHTNEELLHGYESGVLMRTPEGEYYERHLPLPVEKAFTWTVGDRSADALSTEPPAKGLRGKLRELWYADDVDKPTLAEYDEARAHLEHGHGDDHAELEGGHGH; from the coding sequence ATGACCACCACCGCACCGACCGGCGCCCCCACCACGCGCGTCGGCAAGGCCGCCGAGTGGGCCGACGAGCGCCTCGGCCTCGCAGCCATGGGCAAGAAGAACCTCCGCAAGATCTTCCCGGACCACTGGTCCTTCATGCTCGGCGAGATCGCGCTGTGGAGCTTCGTCGTCCTGCTGCTCTCCGGCGTCTTCCTGACGCTGTGGTTCCAGCCCTCGATGGCGGAGACCACCTACCAGGGCTCCTACAACCAGCTGCGCGGCATCGAGATGTCGCAGGCCTACGCCTCGTCGCTGCACATCAGCTTCGACGTCCGCGGTGGACTGCTCATGCGGCAGATGCACCACTGGGCCGCGATGCTCTTCATCGCCGCGATGATGATCCACCTGCTGCGTGTCTTCTTCACCGGCGCGCACCGCAAGCCGCGTGAGCTCAACTGGGTGATCGGCTCGCTGCTGCTCCTGCTCGGCACGCTCGAGGGCTTCACCGGCTACTCGCTGCCTGACGACCTGCTGTCCGGCACCGGTATCCGGGCCGCGGACGGCTTCATCAAGGCGGTCCCGCTGGTCGGCACGTACGTGTCGTTCTTCCTCTTCGGAGGCGAGTTCCCGGGTGACTCGATCATCCCGCGCCTCTACACGATCCACGTGCTGCTGATCCCGGGCCTCCTGCTGGCCCTGATCGCAGCCCACATGCTGCTGCTCGTCTACCACAAGCACACTCAGTGGGCGGGCCCCGGCCGGACCGAGAACAACGTCGTCGGCTTCCCGATGCTCCCGGTCTACGCCGCCAAGGCAGGCGGCTTCTTCTTCATCGTCTTCGGCGTCACGGCCCTCATGGGCGGCCTGCTGTCGCTCAACCCGGTGTGGAAATTCGGCCCCTACGACCCGACGAAGGTCACCGCCGGTTCGCAGCCTGACTGGTACATGGGCTGGCCCGACGGCCTCCTCCGCATCATGCCGGGCTGGGAGTCACACTTCTGGGGCTCGACGTGGAGCTGGAACGTCTTCGTCCCGGTCATCCTGACCCCGGGCGTCATGTTCACGATCCTGCTGATGCTGCCGTTCGTCGAGTCGTGGATCACCGGCGACAAGCGCGAGCACCACCTGCTCCAGCGTCCGCGCAACGCTCCGACCCGCACCGCGCTGATGGTCTCGCTCATGACCTTCTACGCGATGGCGTGGACGGCCGGTGGTAACGACCTGATCGCGATCAAGCTGCACGCGTCGATCAACCAGATCACGTACTACCTGCGTGCCCTGGTCTTCATCGGCCCGCTGATCGCCTTCATCGTCACGCGCCGGATCTGCATCTCGCTCCAGCGGCACACCAACGAGGAGCTCCTCCACGGCTACGAGTCGGGCGTGCTCATGCGCACCCCCGAGGGTGAGTACTACGAGAGGCACCTCCCCCTCCCGGTCGAGAAGGCCTTCACGTGGACCGTGGGCGACCGCAGCGCGGACGCCCTCAGCACCGAGCCGCCGGCCAAGGGCCTGCGCGGCAAGCTGCGTGAGCTCTGGTACGCCGACGACGTCGACAAGCCGACGCTGGCGGAGTACGACGAGGCCCGGGCTCATCTCGAGCACGGCCACGGCGACGACCACGCCGAGCTCGAGGGTGGCCACGGCCACTGA
- a CDS encoding LLM class flavin-dependent oxidoreductase yields the protein MNAPLEFGLDTFGGVPSDPAGTAVPHAQVIRDVVAEGVLADRLGVDAFNVGEHHRRDFAVSAPSLIQAGLATATSQIRLGTAVTVLSSDDPIRVFEQTSTVHALSGGRAEVTLGRGSFTESFPLFGHDLADYERLFAEKLDLFAAIRDAGPEGRVRWEGSVRPPVDAVLYPPPQSPFTSWVAVGGSPESVVRAADYRFPLMLAIIGGDPLRFAPFVELYHRALRELHDGAAAPGSLPVGTHSPGFVWDDDETAARLVTPAALATRNTIGRERGWGVSTEAQIRAEIEQGAMYVGSPETVAQKIARTVRGLGIQRFVLKYDNGLTHEQNLRSIELYATQVIPRVRELLAD from the coding sequence GTGAACGCCCCTCTTGAATTTGGCCTCGACACCTTCGGCGGCGTGCCGAGCGACCCGGCAGGCACAGCGGTCCCGCATGCCCAGGTGATCCGCGACGTCGTCGCGGAGGGCGTGCTCGCCGACCGGCTGGGCGTGGATGCGTTCAACGTCGGCGAGCACCACCGGCGGGACTTCGCGGTGAGCGCACCCTCGCTGATCCAGGCGGGTCTCGCCACCGCGACGTCACAGATCCGACTGGGCACCGCCGTCACCGTGCTCTCCTCCGACGACCCGATCCGGGTCTTCGAGCAGACCTCGACGGTGCACGCGCTCTCGGGCGGCCGCGCCGAGGTCACGCTGGGACGCGGCTCCTTCACCGAGTCCTTCCCCCTCTTCGGCCACGACCTGGCCGACTACGAGCGGCTCTTCGCCGAGAAGCTCGACCTCTTCGCCGCGATCCGGGACGCCGGCCCCGAGGGCCGTGTCCGCTGGGAGGGCTCTGTACGGCCTCCCGTGGATGCAGTGCTCTATCCTCCGCCCCAGTCACCGTTCACGTCCTGGGTGGCCGTCGGAGGCTCTCCGGAGAGCGTCGTGCGTGCCGCCGACTACCGCTTCCCGCTCATGCTCGCCATCATCGGCGGCGACCCGCTGCGCTTCGCACCGTTCGTCGAGCTCTACCACCGCGCCCTGCGCGAGCTCCACGACGGTGCCGCGGCACCCGGCTCGCTGCCGGTGGGGACGCACTCCCCCGGATTCGTTTGGGACGACGACGAGACCGCAGCGCGGCTCGTCACGCCCGCCGCGCTCGCCACCCGGAACACGATCGGCCGTGAGCGCGGCTGGGGCGTCAGCACCGAGGCCCAGATCCGCGCAGAGATCGAGCAGGGCGCGATGTACGTCGGCTCACCCGAGACGGTCGCGCAGAAGATCGCCCGGACCGTCCGCGGGCTCGGCATCCAGCGCTTCGTGCTGAAGTACGACAACGGCCTGACCCACGAGCAGAACCTCCGCTCGATCGAGCTCTACGCGACCCAGGTCATCCCGCGCGTGCGCGAGCTCCTCGCCGACTGA
- a CDS encoding cytochrome c oxidase subunit 4 has protein sequence MKSMKGETWIFISCTIFLVLVTPTYYFVTDGSDHGVDWTGFSALVMCTLLVAMVSFYLGFHAVKDPARPEDLDDAEIADGAGELGFFAPHSWWPLWAALTLSTIVFGAAMEAYWLMIIGGVLGALAVSGWIYEFYRGEHAH, from the coding sequence ATGAAGTCGATGAAGGGCGAGACCTGGATCTTCATCTCCTGCACGATCTTCCTCGTGCTGGTGACCCCGACGTACTACTTCGTCACGGACGGCTCCGACCACGGGGTCGACTGGACGGGCTTCTCCGCACTGGTCATGTGCACCCTGCTGGTCGCGATGGTCTCCTTCTACCTCGGCTTCCACGCCGTGAAGGACCCCGCGCGGCCCGAGGACCTCGACGACGCGGAGATCGCCGACGGCGCCGGTGAGCTGGGCTTCTTCGCCCCGCATTCGTGGTGGCCGCTGTGGGCTGCGCTCACGCTGAGCACGATCGTCTTCGGGGCGGCCATGGAGGCCTACTGGCTGATGATCATCGGTGGCGTCCTCGGCGCCCTCGCCGTCTCCGGTTGGATCTATGAGTTCTACCGCGGAGAGCACGCTCACTGA